The genomic region ATGACGACATCGAACAAGTGTGGTTGTCGATCGCCCTGCACACCACGCCTGGCGTGCCTAAGCACTTGCGCCCCACCGTGGCGCTGGTGACCGCCGGTGTCGAGATGGACGTGCTGGGCATGGACTACGCCGCGTTCAGCAGCGTGCAGCGCGAAGCGGTGGTGCATGCGCATCCACGGGGTGAAGGATTCAAGGAGTGCATCATCTGCGCGTTTGCCGACGGCTTGCGCCACCGCCCGCAGACCACGTTTGGCAACGTGAAGACCGATGTGCTGGTGGATCAGGAGCCGGGGTTCAAGCCGATGAGTTTTGTTGAGGTGATTCGTAAGTCGCCATGGGCAGCATAACCAAATTGGAATGCCATCAATGTGGGAGGGGGCTTGCTCCCGATTGCTGAGTGTCAGTCACTGCATCTGTTACTGACCCACTGCTATCGGGGGCAAGCCCCCTCCCACATTTTGAGCCCAGTCCGGCAGTCAGACCGGCGCTGGCGCCCGGCGCTTGTCCGGCTGCTGCCAGCCATCCGCCGCGGCTTCTTCGATGGCTTGCTGGATGGCTTTCTTGCGATGCTCTTCGGCCCGGCGGCTGAAGAACCACACCAGGAAGGTCACCAGCGATACCGCCAACAGAATCAGGCTCGCCACGGCGTTGATCTCAGGCTTGACCCCCAGGCGCACCGCCGAGAACACTTCCATCGGCAAGGTGGTCGAGCCCGGGCCCGACACGAAGCTGGCCAGTACCAGGTCATCCAGGGACAGCGCAAAGGACATCATGCCGCCCGCCGCCAGCGACGGCGCGATCATCGGGATGGTGATCAGGAAGAACACCTTCCATGGCCGTGCGCCCAGGTCCATAGCCGCCTCTTCAATCGACAGGTCCAGCTCACGCAGGCGCGCCGACACCACCACCGCCACATACGCCGCACAGAACGTCGTGTGCGCGATCCAGATGGTGACGATGCCACGCTCCTGGGGCCAGCCGATCATCTGTGCCATGGCCACGAACAGCAGCAACAGCGACAGGCCGGTGATCACTTCCGGCATCACCAGCGGTGCGGTCACCAGGCCGCCGAACAGCGTGCGGCCCTTGAACTGGCTGATGCGCGTCAGCACAAAGGCCGCCAAGGTGCCCAGCGCCACTGCGGCCACCGCCGTGTAGCAGGCGATTTCCAGGGAGCGTGCCACCGAGCCCATCAACTGGGTGTTGTCCAGCAGGCCCACGTACCACTTGATCGACCAACCGCCCCACACCGTCACCAGCTTGGATTCGTTGAACGAATAGATCACCAGGATCAACATCGGCAGGTAGATAAACAACAAGCCTGCGACCAGCATGAAGCTGGAGAAACGAAAGCGCTTCATATCTTGCCCTCCAGCTCTTTGGCCTGGCTGCGGTTGAACAGGATGATCGGCACGATCAGGATCGCCAGCATCACCACGGCCAAGGCAGAAGCCACCGGCCAGTCACGGTTGTTGAAGAACTCTTGCCACAGCACTTTACCGATCATCAGGGTTTCCGGGCCGCCGAGCAGTTCAGGAATCACGAACTCGCCCACCACCGGGATAAACACCAGCATGCAGCCGGCGATGATGCCGTTCTTGGACAGTGGCACAGTGATTTTCCAGAAGCTGTTGAAGGTGCTCGAACCGAGGTCGGAGGCGGCTTCCAGCAGGCTTTGGTCGTGTTTGACCAGGTTGGCGTACAGCGGCAGGATCATGAACGGCAGGTACGAGTAGACCACGCCGATATACACCGCGATGTTGGTGTTGAGGATCTGCAACGGTTCGCTGATCAGCCCCATGGACATCAGGAAGCCATTGAGCAAGCCGTTGTTGCTGAGGATGCCCATCCACGCATACACGCGGATCAGGATCGCGGTCCAGGTCGGCATCATGATCAGCAGCACCAGCACGGTTTGCATCTCTTTGCGTGCGGTAGCGATGGCGTAGGCCATCGGGTAGCCAATCAGCAGGCACAGCAGCGTGCTGAAAAACGCCATCTTCAGCGAGCCCAGGTACGCGGCGATGTAGAGCTCGTCGCCCGCCAAGAGGCTGTAGTTGGCCAGGTTCAGCACCACTTGCAGCTTTTGCTCAACGTAGGTGTAGATCTCGGTGTAGGGCGGGATCGCCACGTCGGCTTCGGCAAAGCTGATTTTCAATACGATGAAAAACGGCAGTGCGAAAAACAGAAACAGCCACAGGAAGGGAATCCCGATGACCACCTGCTTGCCATTGGGGATTATGCGATCCAAGCGCCGCTTGAATTTCTTCATGTTCATGAGCGAAGTACCACGCCGCTGTCGTCTTCCCACCACACGTAAACCTGATCACCCCAGGTTGGGCGCTGGCCACGGCGTTCGGCGTTGGCGACGAAGGACTGCACCAGCTTGCCGCTCGGCAGCTCCACGTAGAACACCGAGTGCCCGCCCAGGTAGGCGATGTCGTGCACCTTACCGCTGGACCAGTTGTGCTCGCAGGTCGGCATTTGGGTAGTGACCAGCAGTTTTTCCGGGCGGATGGCGTAGGTCACCGATTTGTCTTCCACCGCGGTGGCGATGCCGTAGCCCACGTAGATATCGCGGTCCAGATCAGCGCACTTGAGCACTGCGTGGCCTTCGGCGTCGTCCACCACCTGGGTGTCGAAGATGTTGACGTTGCCGATGAACTCGCACACCAGGCGGCTGGTGGGGGTTTCGTAGATATCGATGGGGCTGCCGATCTGGGCGATCCAGCCCAGGTGCATGATCGCGATACGCTCGGCCATGGTCATGGCCTCTTCCTGGTCGTGGGTCACCATCACGCAGGTCACGCCGACGCGCTCGATGATTTCCACCAGCTCCAGTTGCATCTGCGAACGCAGCTTCTTGTCCAATGCGCCCATGGGCTCATCGAGCAGCAGCAGTTTCGGGCGCTTGGCCAGGGAGCGGGCCAGGGCCACACGCTGGCGCTGGCCACCGGACAACTGGTGCGGCTTGCGCTTGGCGTACTGGCTCATCTGCACCAGCTTGAGCATCTCGGCCACGCGGGCGTCGACTTCGGCCTTGGGGATCTTGTCCTGCTGCAGGCCGAACGCGATGTTCTGCGCAACGGTCATGTGCGGGAACAAGGCGTAGGACTGGAACATCATGTTGATCGGCCGCTCATAGGGCGGCATGTCGGTGATGTCCACCCCGTCGAGGTAGATGCGACCTTCGGTCGGGCGCTCGAAACCTGCAAGCATGCGCAGCAAGGTGGATTTGCCCGAACCCGAACCGCCGAGCAAGGCGAAGATCTCGCCTTTCTTGATTTCCAGGGACACATCGTCCACGGCAATCGTCTCGTCGAACTTCTTCGTGACCCGGTCGATTTTGACCAGCACCTTTTTCGGTGTCTGGTCGCCCTCGAGGGCTTTCTTATAGGCGCCGGAGGCAACTGCCATTTACGAAACTCCCAAAAAAACGGTGCGGTTCGCCTTAGGCGGGCGAACCCAGGATAGTTTGAGCCTTACTTGCCCGTCTTGACCTTGGTCCAGCTACGGGTCATTAAACGCTGCACTTTCGGGGGTAGCTCGAAGTTGACGAAAGTCCGCTCGAGAACCGCCTGCGGTGGGTAAACCGCTGCGTCAGTGCGTATCGATTGCTCCATCAGCTTGTCCGCCCCTGGGTTAGGGTTGGCATAACCGACCTGATCACTGACCTGAGCGATCACCTCAGGCTGCAGCAAATAGTTGATGAAGGCGTGGGCTTCCTTGACGTTGCTGGCATCCTTGGGGATCGCCAGCACGTCAAACCACAGGTTGCCGCCTTCTTTCGGGATCGTGTAGGCGATATTCACGCCTTTGCCTGCCTCAGCCGCACGGGCCTTGGCCTGGAACACATCGCCGGAGAAGCCGGCCGCCACGCAGATATTGCCGTTGGCCAAGTCCGAGATGTATTTGGAGGAGTGGAAGTAGGTTACGTAGGGCCGCACTTTCAGCAGCTTTTCCTCGGCTTTCTTGTAGTCGGCCGGGTTGGTGCTGTTAGGGTCCAGGCCCATGTAGTTGAGCACGGCAGGCAGCATTTCGTCTGCCGAATCCATGAAGGACACGCCGCAAGTGGCGAGCTTCTTCATGTTTTCCGGCTCGAACAACACGGCCCAGGAGTCGATATGGTCGACGCCCAGCACTTCCTTCACTTTGTCGACGTTGTAACCGATGCCATTGGTACCCCACAGGTACGGCACTGCGTACTGGTTACCCGGGTCGTTCTTTTCCAGACGCTTGAGCAGTACCGGGTCGAGGTTGGCGTAGTTCGTCAGCAGTGACTTGTCGAGCTTCTGGAACGCCCCGGCCTTGATCTGCTTGCCGAGAAAATGGTTGGACGGCACCACCACATCGTAGCCGGTACGCCCGGCGAGCAACTTGCCTTCCAGGGTTTCGTTGGAGTCAAACACGTCATACACGGGCTTGATGCCGCTGGCCTTTTCGAAGTTGGCCAGGGTGTCGGGGCCGATGTAGTCCGACCAGTTATAAATATGCACCGTCGGTGCGGCCTGCACGCTCGCAGCCAGCGTGATACCTGCACCCACCAGCATGGCTTTGCGAAATAAAGAAATTGGCAAGTGGAGGTCCTCTTAAATAGTTGGGCCTTAGAGTTGTTGCCCGGCAACAAAACCGGCGCGCAACTTACCCTCGATAAACCGATCCGGCAAAACTTTCTTTGATCTAATTTGTGGGAGGGGGGGAAATTGCCCCCTCCCACAACTAACAGGACTTACTTGCCCGACTTGATCTTGGTCCAGCTGCGTGTCATTTCCCGCTGGGTTGCAGCCGGCAGGTCAGCAATCGCGTAGAGCTTGGCCTGCACGTCCGCCGACGGGTAGATGCCCGGGTCGCTGGTGATGTCTTTGTCCACCAATGCGGTGGCCTTCTCGTTACCGTTCGGGAAGCGCACGCTGTTGGTGATCGACGCCATGACTTCGGGCTTGAGCAGGTAGTTCATGAAGGTGTAGGCCGCTTCGACGTTTTCGGCATCCTTGGGGATGGCAACCATGTCGAAGAAGCTGCCAGCGCCTTCTTTCGGAATGTCGTAAGCCACTTTCACTTTGCCACCGGCTTCAGCCGCACGGGACTTGGCCTGCTGAATGTCACCCGAGTAACCCACGGCTACGCAGATATTGCCGTTGGCAAGGTCGGAGATGTACTTGGACGAGTGGAAATAGCCGATCGAAGGACGGATCTTCAAGAACAGGTCTTCGGCCTGCTTGAGATCGGCTTTCTTCTGGCTGTCGGTCGGCAGGCCCAGGTAATGCAGCGCAATCGGCAGCATTTCGGTTGGCGAGTCGAGGAAGCTCACGCCGCAGCTTTTCAGCTTGGCGATGTTTTCCGGCTTCATCAGCACATCCCATGAATCGATCTTGTCTACGCCCAGCGCAGCCTTGACCTTCTCCGGGTTGTAGCCGATGCCGATCGAGCCCCACATGTATGGGAACGCGTGCTTGTTGTCCGGGTCGCTGACCGACACGGCCTTAAGCAGGGATTTGTTCAGGTTGCTGTAGTTAGGCAGCTTGGACGTGTCCAGTTCCTGGTACACACCGGCCTTGATCTGCTTGGCCAGGAAGTTGTTGGACGGCACGACAATGTCGTAGCCGGACTTGCCTGCCAGCAACTTGGCCTCCAGGGTCTCGTTGCTGTCGAAAACGTCGTACACCACCTTGATGCCCGACTCTTTTTCAAAGTTGGCAATGGTGTCCGGTGCAATATAGTCGGACCAGTTATAGACGTGCAGCACTTTACTGTCTGCCTGGGCCGCGCCCGCCATTGCGCCCATCAGCGACAAGGCGAGGAGGGTCTTGCCAGCGTTTTTCAAACCTAATGCCTTCATTGGGTGATGCTCCGATTTTTTCTTTTTTGGGCCACAAGCTTTATATGTTTTACGGCCCAGCCAAAGGGCAACAAAACAGGGCGACAGTCTGGCAAGTTCCGAGGCCGGCTTTCAACCAAAGCCTCACATATAACTGCCCGGTGCGCAGCGCCCGAACGCCGCTGCGCACTGAGCCTAGCACTTAGCCCTGCAATGCCGCCAAGGTCAGGTCCAGGCACTGGCGAGCCTTGCTGACCAGCTCGTCAATTTCAGCCTTGCTGATCACCAATGGCGGCGAAATGATCATGGTGTCGCCCACGGCACGCATGATCAGGCCATTCTCGAAGCAGAAGGTTCGGCAGATCATGCCGACGCCCTTGCCTTCATAACGCTTGCGCGTGGCCTTGTCCTGGACCAGCTCAATCGCACCGAGCATGCCCACGCCGCGCACTTCGCCCACCAGTGGGTGATCTGCCAGTTCCCGCAGACGTTTCTGCAAATACGGTGCCGTTTCATCCTGAACACGCTTAACGATTTTTTCGTCGCGCATGATGCGGATGTTTTCCAGGGCCACCGCCGCCGCTACCGGGTGACCGGAATAGGTGAATCCGTGGTTGAAATCGCCGCCTTCATTCAGCACCTCGACCACTTCATCACGCACGATCAGGCCACCCATGGGGATGTAGCCCGAGGTCAGGCCCTTGGCGATGGTCATCATGTGCGGCTTGAGGTCGTAGAAATCGCTACCAAACCACTCACCGGTACGGCCAAAACCGCAGATCACTTCGTCGGCAACAAACAGGATGTCGTACTTGGCGAGGATTTCCTTGATGCGCGGCCAGTAGGTGGCTGGCGGCACGATCACGCCACCGGCGCCCTGGATCGGCTCGGCAATAAAGGCACCGACGTTGTCCACGCCCAGTTCCAGGATCTTTTCTTCCAATTGGTTGGCCGCCCACACACCGAACTCATCGGGGCTCATGTCGCCGCCTTCGCCAAACCAATATGGTTGGGCGATATGGGTGATGCCCGGGATCGGCAAGTCGCCCTGTTCATGCATATAGGTCATGCCGCCCAGGCTGGCGCCGGCCACGGTGGAACCGTGGTAGCCATTCTTGCGGGCAATGATGGTTTTCTTGTTCGGCTGGCCCTTGATCGCCCAATAGTGGCGGACCATGCGCAACATGGTGTCGTTGCCTTCGGAGCCGGAGCCGGTGAAGAACACATGGTTCATGCCGGCCGGTGCGATGTCGGAAATCGCCTTGGCCAGTTCCAGCACCGGCGGGTGCGCGGTCTGGAAGAACAGGTTGTAGTAAGGCAGCTCTTTCATCTGCTTGGCGGCGGCATCGGCCAGTTCATCGCGACCGTAACCGATCGCCACGCACCACAGGCCGGCCATGCCGTCGAGGATCTTGTTGCCTTCGCTGTCCCACAGGTAAACGCCGTGGGCTTTGGTGATGATCCGTGGGCCTTTCTCTTTCAATTGCTTGAAGTCGCTGAACGGCGCCAGGTGGTGATCATTGCTCAAGGCTTGCCATTCACGGGTTTGCGGGTTGTTGCTGGACATACCAATCTCCTAGACTTTTCAGGTGAAGGCGCGTCTTTCCTACGACGCGCCCGGCGCATCAGACGGCGAAGAGCAGGAATTCCCGCTCCCACGAACTGATCACGCGCTTGAAGTTTTCATGCTCGGCCCGCTTGACCGCGACGTAGCCTGTGATGAATTTCTGCCCCAGGTATTTCTCGATGGTCTTGCTGTTTTCCATACGCTCCAGGGCGTCTTCGATGGTCAACGGCAAGCGCAGATTGCGGCGCTCATAACCACGGCCGACTACTGGCGCGCTCGGGTTGTGGCCTTCGACCATACCGATGTAGCCGCACAACAGGCTGGCGGCAATCGCCAGGTAGGGGTTGGCATCGGCGCCCGGCAGGCGGTTCTCCACGCGGCGGTTCTGCGGGCCGGCATCCGGTACGCGCAGGCCGACGGTGCGGTTTTCTTCGCCCCACTCCACGTTTACCGGCGCCGAGGTATCGGGCAGGAAGCGGCGGAACGAGTTCACGTTGGGGGCAAACAGCGGCAGCAATTCGGGGATGAATTTCTGCAGGCCGCCAATGTGGTTGAGGAACAGCTGGCTCATGGTCCCGTCTTCATTGGAGAAGACATTCTTGCCGGTGGCGATGTCGATGATGCTCTGGTGCAGGTGCATCGCGCTGCCGGGCTCGCCGGTCATTGGCTTGGCCATGAAGGTGGCGGCCACATCGTGCTTGAGCGCGGCTTCACGCATGGTGCGCTTGAACACCAGGATCTGGTCGGCCAGGGACAGGGCATCGCCATGACGGAAGTTGATTTCCATCTGCGCCGTGCCGTCCTCGTGGATCAGGGTGTCGAGGTCCAGCTCCTGCAGTTCGCACCAGTCGTAGACGTCTTCGAACAATGGGTCGAATTCGTTGGCGGCTTCTATAGAGAAGGACTGGCGACCGGTTTCCGGGCGGCCGGAACGGCCAATCGGCGGCTGCAGCGGGAAGTCCGGGTCTTCGCAGCGCTTGGTCAGGTAGAACTCCATCTCCGGCGCCACGATGGGCTGCCAGCCACGGTCGGAGTAGAGCTTGAGGACTTTCTTGAGTACGTTACGCGGCGACAGCTCGATCGGGTTGCCTTGCTTGTCGTAGGTGTCGTGGATCACCTGGGCGGTCGGCTCGATAGCCCACGGCACCAGGAACACCGCGTTCTGATCGGGGCGGCAGATCATGTCGATATCGGCCGGGTCGAGCAATTCGTAATAGATGTCGTCTTCGACATAGTCGCCGGTCACGGTCTGCAACAGAACGCTCTCGGGCAGGCGCATGCCTTTTTCGGCGATGAACTTGTTGGTCGGCGAGATCTTGCCCCGGGTGATGCCGGTGAGGTCGCCAATCATGCATTCGACTTCTGTGATCTTGTGGTCTTTCAACCAATCGGTGAGCTGGTCGAGGTTGTTACTCATAAATGCCTCTGGGCTGGGTTTCCTGGCATCCATTAAAAGGCCAGGCGTTGGTTGACGCAGCATCCGCGTCGTTTTTACATTCAGGGTAGGAGCTTACCTGCCATTTGCTGCAGCGTTGCAT from Pseudomonas synxantha harbors:
- a CDS encoding HD domain-containing protein, whose protein sequence is MSTTIAGIQIPDSALAKATTEYIRDVESDLLYHHSRRVFLFGALSGERRQLAYNPELLYVGAMFHDLGLVEGHRSDNERFEVDGANAAAAFLKPYGLSDDDIEQVWLSIALHTTPGVPKHLRPTVALVTAGVEMDVLGMDYAAFSSVQREAVVHAHPRGEGFKECIICAFADGLRHRPQTTFGNVKTDVLVDQEPGFKPMSFVEVIRKSPWAA
- a CDS encoding ABC transporter permease subunit; translation: MKRFRFSSFMLVAGLLFIYLPMLILVIYSFNESKLVTVWGGWSIKWYVGLLDNTQLMGSVARSLEIACYTAVAAVALGTLAAFVLTRISQFKGRTLFGGLVTAPLVMPEVITGLSLLLLFVAMAQMIGWPQERGIVTIWIAHTTFCAAYVAVVVSARLRELDLSIEEAAMDLGARPWKVFFLITIPMIAPSLAAGGMMSFALSLDDLVLASFVSGPGSTTLPMEVFSAVRLGVKPEINAVASLILLAVSLVTFLVWFFSRRAEEHRKKAIQQAIEEAAADGWQQPDKRRAPAPV
- a CDS encoding ABC transporter permease subunit, translating into MNMKKFKRRLDRIIPNGKQVVIGIPFLWLFLFFALPFFIVLKISFAEADVAIPPYTEIYTYVEQKLQVVLNLANYSLLAGDELYIAAYLGSLKMAFFSTLLCLLIGYPMAYAIATARKEMQTVLVLLIMMPTWTAILIRVYAWMGILSNNGLLNGFLMSMGLISEPLQILNTNIAVYIGVVYSYLPFMILPLYANLVKHDQSLLEAASDLGSSTFNSFWKITVPLSKNGIIAGCMLVFIPVVGEFVIPELLGGPETLMIGKVLWQEFFNNRDWPVASALAVVMLAILIVPIILFNRSQAKELEGKI
- a CDS encoding ABC transporter ATP-binding protein — encoded protein: MAVASGAYKKALEGDQTPKKVLVKIDRVTKKFDETIAVDDVSLEIKKGEIFALLGGSGSGKSTLLRMLAGFERPTEGRIYLDGVDITDMPPYERPINMMFQSYALFPHMTVAQNIAFGLQQDKIPKAEVDARVAEMLKLVQMSQYAKRKPHQLSGGQRQRVALARSLAKRPKLLLLDEPMGALDKKLRSQMQLELVEIIERVGVTCVMVTHDQEEAMTMAERIAIMHLGWIAQIGSPIDIYETPTSRLVCEFIGNVNIFDTQVVDDAEGHAVLKCADLDRDIYVGYGIATAVEDKSVTYAIRPEKLLVTTQMPTCEHNWSSGKVHDIAYLGGHSVFYVELPSGKLVQSFVANAERRGQRPTWGDQVYVWWEDDSGVVLRS
- a CDS encoding polyamine ABC transporter substrate-binding protein, whose translation is MPISLFRKAMLVGAGITLAASVQAAPTVHIYNWSDYIGPDTLANFEKASGIKPVYDVFDSNETLEGKLLAGRTGYDVVVPSNHFLGKQIKAGAFQKLDKSLLTNYANLDPVLLKRLEKNDPGNQYAVPYLWGTNGIGYNVDKVKEVLGVDHIDSWAVLFEPENMKKLATCGVSFMDSADEMLPAVLNYMGLDPNSTNPADYKKAEEKLLKVRPYVTYFHSSKYISDLANGNICVAAGFSGDVFQAKARAAEAGKGVNIAYTIPKEGGNLWFDVLAIPKDASNVKEAHAFINYLLQPEVIAQVSDQVGYANPNPGADKLMEQSIRTDAAVYPPQAVLERTFVNFELPPKVQRLMTRSWTKVKTGK
- a CDS encoding polyamine ABC transporter substrate-binding protein, whose amino-acid sequence is MKNAGKTLLALSLMGAMAGAAQADSKVLHVYNWSDYIAPDTIANFEKESGIKVVYDVFDSNETLEAKLLAGKSGYDIVVPSNNFLAKQIKAGVYQELDTSKLPNYSNLNKSLLKAVSVSDPDNKHAFPYMWGSIGIGYNPEKVKAALGVDKIDSWDVLMKPENIAKLKSCGVSFLDSPTEMLPIALHYLGLPTDSQKKADLKQAEDLFLKIRPSIGYFHSSKYISDLANGNICVAVGYSGDIQQAKSRAAEAGGKVKVAYDIPKEGAGSFFDMVAIPKDAENVEAAYTFMNYLLKPEVMASITNSVRFPNGNEKATALVDKDITSDPGIYPSADVQAKLYAIADLPAATQREMTRSWTKIKSGK
- a CDS encoding aspartate aminotransferase family protein gives rise to the protein MSSNNPQTREWQALSNDHHLAPFSDFKQLKEKGPRIITKAHGVYLWDSEGNKILDGMAGLWCVAIGYGRDELADAAAKQMKELPYYNLFFQTAHPPVLELAKAISDIAPAGMNHVFFTGSGSEGNDTMLRMVRHYWAIKGQPNKKTIIARKNGYHGSTVAGASLGGMTYMHEQGDLPIPGITHIAQPYWFGEGGDMSPDEFGVWAANQLEEKILELGVDNVGAFIAEPIQGAGGVIVPPATYWPRIKEILAKYDILFVADEVICGFGRTGEWFGSDFYDLKPHMMTIAKGLTSGYIPMGGLIVRDEVVEVLNEGGDFNHGFTYSGHPVAAAVALENIRIMRDEKIVKRVQDETAPYLQKRLRELADHPLVGEVRGVGMLGAIELVQDKATRKRYEGKGVGMICRTFCFENGLIMRAVGDTMIISPPLVISKAEIDELVSKARQCLDLTLAALQG
- a CDS encoding glutamine synthetase family protein, whose product is MSNNLDQLTDWLKDHKITEVECMIGDLTGITRGKISPTNKFIAEKGMRLPESVLLQTVTGDYVEDDIYYELLDPADIDMICRPDQNAVFLVPWAIEPTAQVIHDTYDKQGNPIELSPRNVLKKVLKLYSDRGWQPIVAPEMEFYLTKRCEDPDFPLQPPIGRSGRPETGRQSFSIEAANEFDPLFEDVYDWCELQELDLDTLIHEDGTAQMEINFRHGDALSLADQILVFKRTMREAALKHDVAATFMAKPMTGEPGSAMHLHQSIIDIATGKNVFSNEDGTMSQLFLNHIGGLQKFIPELLPLFAPNVNSFRRFLPDTSAPVNVEWGEENRTVGLRVPDAGPQNRRVENRLPGADANPYLAIAASLLCGYIGMVEGHNPSAPVVGRGYERRNLRLPLTIEDALERMENSKTIEKYLGQKFITGYVAVKRAEHENFKRVISSWEREFLLFAV